One window of the Epinephelus moara isolate mb chromosome 24, YSFRI_EMoa_1.0, whole genome shotgun sequence genome contains the following:
- the miip gene encoding migration and invasion-inhibitory protein isoform X1 codes for MSSTDRLDFLRERNKDLLKQLKQQSEKLERLSGCSQGRKREREDEGEERREPIDILTITDGDRGPARAALAKPTVRFAVPLSDTCEKQTGIQGSIPAPPLTSKYKGGTAGHTTLSDLFNDSNRNPFVHSRLQDTGPASTKSCLVNHSKKQREVQSRVTFQSDECEAIPAPDRHHLQPLLGYDWIAGVLDAEDSLIERSDEFFNDLRTFRSLNKDECVHRPQAEFSEENHSVLPPLTDKDSPEATTDTHQCTFSYKINSRLFPVPLHSQECCPVCKKHKSSHPHTTAEPALIRVSIPRSTLLPPYKYKAHRRCSFDPSDSLGLPSHCLSGWSNTGQSMLPPPSSLDLQSSLNMKRSTEAQEKELEVIHCRLPTDLSAHKVSGNLISDVSRLARHNFQHFSSKRKQGSTFYPLH; via the exons atgtcctCCACGGACCGACTGGACTTTTTACGAGAGCGTAACAAAGATTTATTGAAGCAGCTGAAGCAGCAGAGCGAGAAACTGGAGCGGCTGAGCGGCTGCAGTCAGGGCcgcaagagggagagagaggacgagggtgaggagaggagggagccGATAGACATCCTGACCATAACCGATGGAGACCGCGGTCCTGCCCGGGCTGCCCTAGCCAAACCCACCGTGAGGTTTGCGG TACCTTTATCAGatacatgtgaaaaacaaacaggcaTCCAGGGATCTATTCCAGCACCACCCTTGACCTCCAAATACAAAGGAGGGACTGCTGGACACACAACACTATCTGACCTTTTCAACGACAGCAACAGAAATCCTTTTGTCCACAGCAGGCTGCAGGATACTGGGCCGGCCAGCACCAAGTCCTGTCTAGTAAATCACAGCAAAAAACAG agGGAGGTGCAGAGTCGAGTCACATTTCAGTCTGATGAATGCGAAGCAATACCTGCCCCAGATAGGCATCATTTACAGCCTTTACTCGGGTATGACTGGATAGCAG GAGTCCTGGATGCTGAGGACTCCTTGATAGAGCGCTCTGATGAGTTCTTCAATGACTTGCGCACGTTTCGATCGCTCAATAAAGACGAGTGTGTCCACCGCCCCCAAGCAGA ATTTTCTGAGGAGAACCACTCAGTCCTGCCACCACTAACAGACAAGGACAGTCCAGAGGCTACCACAGATACTCATCAAT GTACATTCTCTTACAAAATTAACAGCAGACTGTTCCCCGTCCCACTTCACTCTCAGGAGTGCTGCCCAGTGTGCAAAAAGCACAAATCCTCCCACCCTCACACTACCGCTGAGCCAGCTCTCATCAG gGTCAGCATCCCTCGCTCCACCCTCCTGCCACCTTACAAGTACAAAGCTCATCGGCGATGCAGTTTTGATCCTTCTGATAGTTTGGGGTTACCATCG CACTGTCTCTCAGGCTGGTCAAACACAGGTCAGAGCATGCTGCCGCCGCCCAGCAGCCTCGATCTGCAGAGCAGTCTGAACATGAAGCGCTCCACTGAGGCACAGGAGAAGGAACTGGAGGTGATACACTGCAGGCTTCCTACA gaTCTCTCTGCACACAAAGTGTCTGGTAACCTGATCTCAGATGTGTCTCGCTTGGCTCGTCACAACTTCCAACACTTCTCCtccaaaagaaaacaaggaagCACATTTTACCCTTTGCACTGA
- the miip gene encoding migration and invasion-inhibitory protein isoform X2 gives MSSTDRLDFLRERNKDLLKQLKQQSEKLERLSGCSQGRKREREDEGEERREPIDILTITDGDRGPARAALAKPTVRFAVPLSDTCEKQTGIQGSIPAPPLTSKYKGGTAGHTTLSDLFNDSNRNPFVHSRLQDTGPASTKSCLVNHSKKQREVQSRVTFQSDECEAIPAPDRHHLQPLLGYDWIAGVLDAEDSLIERSDEFFNDLRTFRSLNKDECVHRPQAEFSEENHSVLPPLTDKDSPEATTDTHQCTFSYKINSRLFPVPLHSQECCPVCKKHKSSHPHTTAEPALIRVSIPRSTLLPPYKYKAHRRCSFDPSDSLGLPSHCLSGWSNTGQSMLPPPSSLDLQSSLNMKRSTEAQEKELEDLSAHKVSGNLISDVSRLARHNFQHFSSKRKQGSTFYPLH, from the exons atgtcctCCACGGACCGACTGGACTTTTTACGAGAGCGTAACAAAGATTTATTGAAGCAGCTGAAGCAGCAGAGCGAGAAACTGGAGCGGCTGAGCGGCTGCAGTCAGGGCcgcaagagggagagagaggacgagggtgaggagaggagggagccGATAGACATCCTGACCATAACCGATGGAGACCGCGGTCCTGCCCGGGCTGCCCTAGCCAAACCCACCGTGAGGTTTGCGG TACCTTTATCAGatacatgtgaaaaacaaacaggcaTCCAGGGATCTATTCCAGCACCACCCTTGACCTCCAAATACAAAGGAGGGACTGCTGGACACACAACACTATCTGACCTTTTCAACGACAGCAACAGAAATCCTTTTGTCCACAGCAGGCTGCAGGATACTGGGCCGGCCAGCACCAAGTCCTGTCTAGTAAATCACAGCAAAAAACAG agGGAGGTGCAGAGTCGAGTCACATTTCAGTCTGATGAATGCGAAGCAATACCTGCCCCAGATAGGCATCATTTACAGCCTTTACTCGGGTATGACTGGATAGCAG GAGTCCTGGATGCTGAGGACTCCTTGATAGAGCGCTCTGATGAGTTCTTCAATGACTTGCGCACGTTTCGATCGCTCAATAAAGACGAGTGTGTCCACCGCCCCCAAGCAGA ATTTTCTGAGGAGAACCACTCAGTCCTGCCACCACTAACAGACAAGGACAGTCCAGAGGCTACCACAGATACTCATCAAT GTACATTCTCTTACAAAATTAACAGCAGACTGTTCCCCGTCCCACTTCACTCTCAGGAGTGCTGCCCAGTGTGCAAAAAGCACAAATCCTCCCACCCTCACACTACCGCTGAGCCAGCTCTCATCAG gGTCAGCATCCCTCGCTCCACCCTCCTGCCACCTTACAAGTACAAAGCTCATCGGCGATGCAGTTTTGATCCTTCTGATAGTTTGGGGTTACCATCG CACTGTCTCTCAGGCTGGTCAAACACAGGTCAGAGCATGCTGCCGCCGCCCAGCAGCCTCGATCTGCAGAGCAGTCTGAACATGAAGCGCTCCACTGAGGCACAGGAGAAGGAACTGGAG gaTCTCTCTGCACACAAAGTGTCTGGTAACCTGATCTCAGATGTGTCTCGCTTGGCTCGTCACAACTTCCAACACTTCTCCtccaaaagaaaacaaggaagCACATTTTACCCTTTGCACTGA